The genomic segment ACCGAGACGGTCGTCGGGATCGTCCACGAGGGCAAACCGCCGATGGTCGCGCTCGCGGAGCTGATGTCGCGCAGCGCCAAGGCCGAGCGACGCTGACCCGCGACAGGCCGGAGCGACGCTGACTCGGCGGGTACCAGCAGGTACGCTCATCGCGATATGAGCAGCAAGAACCTCCCCCAGAGCCCTGAGCAGCAGGGCCGCAAGCCGCGGGTGGCCGTCGTGTTCGGCGGTCGCAGTTCCGAACACGGGATCTCCGTCGTGACCGCCGGCGCCGTCCTCGGCGCCATCGACCGGACCAGGTACGACGTCCTGCCGATCGGCATCACCGTGGACGGCCGTTGGGTACTCGCCGCCGACGAGCCCGAACGCATGGCGATCAGCGACCGGCGGACGCCCGACGTGGACCAGCTGGCCGAGGGCACCGAGGGCTGCGTGGTGCTCTCCGTCGATCCCGGCGACCGCGAGGTCGTCCACAGTGAACCCGGGTCCGTCCCCAAGGCGCTCGGCGAGGTCGATGTCGTCTTCCCCGTCCTGCACGGCCCCTACGGCGAGGACGGCACGCTCCAGGGCCTGCTGGAGCTCTCCGGCGTGCCGTACGTGGGCGCCGGTGTCCTCGCCTCGGCGATCGGCCAGGACAAGGAGTACATGAAGCGGGTGTTCACCTCGTTCGGGCTGCCCGTCGGCCCCTACCTGGTGTTCCGCCCGCGTGCCTGGGAGACGGACCCCGCCGCCGTCCGGGCGCGGATCGTGGACTTCGCCGGTGAACACGGCTGGCCGCTGTTCGTGAAGCCCGCCCGCGCCGGCTCCTCCATCGGCATCACCAAGGTCGACGACCTCGCCGGACTCGACGAGGCGATCGAGGAGGCCCGCCGCCACGACCCCAAGTTCCTGGTCGAATCGCTGCTGCGGGGCCGTGAGATCGAGTGCGGGGTGCTGGAGTTCGAGGACGGACCACGCGCCAGCGTGCCCGCCGAGATCCCCCCGGTCACCTC from the Streptomyces sp. AM 4-1-1 genome contains:
- a CDS encoding D-alanine--D-alanine ligase family protein, producing MSSKNLPQSPEQQGRKPRVAVVFGGRSSEHGISVVTAGAVLGAIDRTRYDVLPIGITVDGRWVLAADEPERMAISDRRTPDVDQLAEGTEGCVVLSVDPGDREVVHSEPGSVPKALGEVDVVFPVLHGPYGEDGTLQGLLELSGVPYVGAGVLASAIGQDKEYMKRVFTSFGLPVGPYLVFRPRAWETDPAAVRARIVDFAGEHGWPLFVKPARAGSSIGITKVDDLAGLDEAIEEARRHDPKFLVESLLRGREIECGVLEFEDGPRASVPAEIPPVTSHAYYDFEAKYIDSAPGLVPAPLTEEETAEVQRLAIAAFEAASCEGLVRADFFLTENDGFVINEINTMPGFTPISMYPKMWQESGVSYQELVGRLIEAALHRSTGLR